tcgctcgaatatgcaagagcgaagagaggcagataacgtttACCGGTTTTTCCGATGCTGGCGGGCGGTAGGCCCTTTGGTTTAACAATAGAAACTGGCAGTTATTAATTCCAGGTCATTCTGTCAATGAGATGAATGTAAAGTGCAGGCCACTCGACTTGAGTTAACCCTACGTACATAAAAATAGTGattagattggcctacgttgatatcaagctccctccacactcatgcgcgaatcgcggcgcgaagccgcgtagtctggagcgcgcttaaCAAAGGGCTGCGCTTACTTGTGATGCTTCAGTTAACGGTGGCAGACGCCAAATATCTCGATCGTCGAAACCACATGCATTAGGATGCATCTCATTCCACTGAATAACTGCGTCCTATCTTTGCTGTTTGGTGTTTGCCACAGTCATGTAACAAGGCCAATGCAGTTGTGGGAACAcattacataaataatacatcGATTGAcactttgtaaataaaattcattcaaTTCTTGTACATAGACAAGTGTTTTACTTCAAGATACTAACTACAAAACCTTCTGAACCTACATAGCCAGTACCTTTGCTATACAGTGGAAATATCTACTGATTTTTctaatcctaaaaataaaacgGCAAGTATTTCaaacgtttttttaaattttgttcttttcacTCAATTAATTTAATACGTACATATAACTAGTCAGTAACTACCTCGATATCGAGAAAATTAATCATTCTTTGCGTAAACTTGGTATAATTGAAATCTCAAATACACTACCTACAGTCATTAATCGGTACACTACTCACACATAActttatacagggtgtttttAAAGTGGGAGACCGAGGGTAAATTCGAAAGATTAGAAGATCTACAGGGAAACCGCCTGAAATTTGTTCTGTTTAGGATATTTCCTTGAAGAACAAAGTAAAGTCCAAGCAGCTGAAGTTagtcaaaaattataaaaaaacttatacAACAAACCAGATAAAAGTTGTATTTAACTGACTTCTTCTGCTACGATTCTTTTCtccaaatgtaataaaatagtcTCCGCAAGTTAACTGacttataatatacatatgtaggtagaGTACCTTCCTTCAGTTTAATTTGGAATCATCAGGTTGGAATGTAGGAACTTTTCTGTTAGTTAAGTATAAATGTCCAGGGAAGTAACGAACAGGTATTCTACAAGATATATTAGGTATTTGATAGACTATTTACAGGGTTTAAAATAGTGAGTGTAGAAATATtagctaataaataataataatttaacattaatCCTACCTACCGTACCTACTAAGGCTGATTGTATGCATGGTATAGAgaggatgtcaatctcttatggcagaattgtttcaaaagtgaccaaataaatagtaaataatagttcctaatctctccggtggtgttaggtaggctctgagaccaaagagtattgtattatataggagactctatgacataaaccatagaggtataataatgtagggatgaaatgggggaggggcaggaAATAACCCgaacaaattacgtaggttgtttctggtatgttgtcaggaatgttaaaacgtgcttttaatttcgtcgcattgcgtatgctctgtccctcacggtcgcacgggtgcacatctatataaaatattaggtgtatggtctaggtacttcaatgtatggtggcgccgcctatttactgttttttgatggacacttttcatatatatagagattgacatccttttttataccatccatagctgaTTGCCTGTGATGATACAGTGCGGCCATGTGCGGCCTATagtcaaggtgacaatcgcttgcgcttcgccatcgaatggggttggcaactgtcaaaggtttgcagagatggcgccatgaGATTGCGCGGGTCTGTTTGATTGAcatgaaacaataaaaaaatatagctgTTGTACagatataatataggtacctacttggtaAGTCAGTCAGTCGTCTTACATTTTTCGGACGTTCGGCTGAGTGTATTGCTACTTCGTCATAATCACAATTAAATATGTAGCCATGGCTACTGACACTTTCTCGAGTCAAATAGACCCCGTGAATATCCAACGAGCTATAttgagtcggaccaagctaactttgcttaAACTTTTCAGTGGAAGTGTCATCATAAACGGAAAAATGTCAAATTCCTATGTAAATTAGTAGGAATTGGGCAGTAATTTCCTTATCCAATGTCAGCTCTCATGACACCCTTGTTAACACAAGTTACCCCATTTgacagtacctacactacatagAGCACTAACTAGGTACCTGTTGTCAAACAAAAACATGGAAGTcaaggaataaatatttaatcaatGGTAAAGGCCAGCTTTATCTAATCGTCAGCTAATAGttacgagtacctacctagtctacctactTACCTTAGTTACCTTTTCATATTCATCATAGTCAATCATGCAAATGCGTATTGTATGTTGTATGGTGcttttacatttacttatttttaattacggGCATACGTTTGGAGTAATTAATCAACTTCTCTTACTCACCTacataaaattgataaaatatataaaaatttaaatgatgacgattgaaaaaaaaacactactaggtacttacttaagtattaagtataggtatgtaactattaaaatacacattttatgtaggtatatgagttattacaattacaatattaactatattacattacattacactatacttattttgacttatgtacaTTTAGACCATCAGAATAcggaaatatttattaaatataaaagccttcattttattaaatatctaaTTTTACGCTTACTACCTACAGTTAGGTACACTTACAAAAGGTATTTACGTATAATAATCGTTATAagaatagatatttaaaatacctataaatgTAATGGCCTATTTTTTACTAATACAAGACGGATTCAGGGCCTTTACTTACACTCCTATTTATTCAGCTAATGACATTACTCGTCCTACTATCTATTAACAATTTGAACAACCGTGAGTACAATTatcacattataattatttactctACAACTTAGGAGTCTCATTGTTCCGAATTtctaaacaaatattgtatagaGTCTTCGTGAAGAGCAATGAGCAACATAATTATTCCTCCCGTGAGAATTCCGAGTACAGCTAACAATAAATTCATACTTTTTCCGAGATTGTTCTCGTTTATCTCGGGTACTAAATCCGCCAACGCTATGTAAAAGAAAGTACCCGCTGTCGCGGCGTATATCCACTGAGATGCAGATTCATGGTCTTCTGCCAGCCAAATTCCGCCTGCCATGCCCATAAAACTGAGCACAGACGAAAGCAGATTGTAGTACAGCGCACGCCTGATGCTCATACCGGAACGCAGCAGCACAGCGAAGTCGCCTAGCTCATGCGGAAGCTCGTGGCAGAATACCGCAAGGGCAGTGGCGAAGCCGGTTACCGGGTCTCCCGCGAAGGCGGCGCCTATGGCCAGCCCGTCGGTCAGGTTGTGCAGGCCGTCGCCCACGATCACCATTAACGCCGTCGACGTCATCGGGCGCTCGGCGGGCGGCGTCGGTGACCCCGGCATCATGGCACCTAATTCTATAGGTACAGGCTCTATTTGTTTAGCACTCTCTGTTTTAATTTCTTCCACAGTTGGTGCATGAACAACATCATGAGAATGAGCGTGTCCTCCTTGTAATGTCTGCATAATCGCTTCGACGGCGTAGAAAAGTAAAATAGTGATAAATGTGACACTGCATTTGAGAATAACTTCAGTTTCTTCCTGCGGTTCAGATGAAGGGCCATGTGATTTAAGAGCATGTGGCAGAAGATGTAGCAGGGCGTCTCCACATAGCGTCCCTACTGCTACGGCCACGAGGAAGTGCAGAACTTGGCTGAAGATAGCTGACTTCAGCAGCGGTACCACAGCTACTCCAAGTAAACCGGTAGCGCTGATCACGAGTATGCTCAGTGATGCGTATATCCAAGCTATAATTAGAAGACAGAAAATAAATCGTGAGAAATCGGATAAGATTAATAcccacaatttttttatcaatacaCGAAGTATATTCGCATCTAACGTGATGAGACTTATTACAAGTTTctactataggtacttactccATTGTTTTTCCAATTTGGTGGGTGGCGCGTCTGTCTTGTAACAGGAGCGCTGGTCCAGCTGGTACACCAGCGCCGGGCACATGTCCATGAACGTCTGAGGACTGATGGTGATCACACCGGGCTCGCTCTCTATGCCGTACACTTCTAATATGTCCTTCGGCGACAGGCATGacttttttagtattggttCCGCTGAAaagcataaaaaaaactagtaagATAATAAAAAACAGGAAAGTGGTTGGTCATAATCTCATAATAATTACAACTTTATATGATTATGGCTCAAAAAGTCACTTATTGCTGCACAATGAACGTGCATGTGAAGAACAACGACTTATGTCCGGCTATGACCCTATTGAGGAGCATACTTGATCGAATTTAGTATTTACGCGAGCGGGCAAGAGCCAGATCCCTAATAGGATAATCGCGGGCTATAAAATAACAATGACACTATCCGTCCGCATGagtacatacacatacacaggGCTGTTATTTCCAAACCTCACCGAGCAC
This DNA window, taken from Cydia strobilella chromosome 4, ilCydStro3.1, whole genome shotgun sequence, encodes the following:
- the LOC134740671 gene encoding zinc transporter ZIP10 — protein: MLTTGVVVALALLAAAGADVGDNKLDLNGTRQDPPAEVAEKYFINKIFDKYGDKGLITFEGFEHLLDSLGLGGRVFSSPHALADHRVNGTFTLMHDTQHRHRRSLSTEPILKKSCLSPKDILEVYGIESEPGVITISPQTFMDMCPALVYQLDQRSCYKTDAPPTKLEKQWTWIYASLSILVISATGLLGVAVVPLLKSAIFSQVLHFLVAVAVGTLCGDALLHLLPHALKSHGPSSEPQEETEVILKCSVTFITILLFYAVEAIMQTLQGGHAHSHDVVHAPTVEEIKTESAKQIEPVPIELGAMMPGSPTPPAERPMTSTALMVIVGDGLHNLTDGLAIGAAFAGDPVTGFATALAVFCHELPHELGDFAVLLRSGMSIRRALYYNLLSSVLSFMGMAGGIWLAEDHESASQWIYAATAGTFFYIALADLVPEINENNLGKSMNLLLAVLGILTGGIIMLLIALHEDSIQYLFRNSEQ